A portion of the Adhaeribacter radiodurans genome contains these proteins:
- a CDS encoding serine hydroxymethyltransferase: MQKDTAIFDLIRQEKERQMHGLELIASENFVSEQVMQAMGSELTNKYAEGLPGKRYYGGCEIVDQAEQLAIDRAKELFNAAWVNVQPHSGAQANAAVMLGVINPGDKILGFDLSHGGHLTHGSPVNFSGKLYQPLFYGVEQESGLIDWNKVYDIAVKEKPKLIICGASAYSRDWNYERLREAADAVGALLMADISHPAGLIARGLLNDPFEYCHIVTTTTHKTLRGPRGGMIMMPQDFENPWGLKTPKGDLRMMSSILDAAVFPGTQGGPLEHVIASKAVSFYEALSEEYLQYIIQVQKNAKALAKALTERGYQIISGGTDNHLMLIDLRSKGLSGKLAENTLIKADITINKNMVPFDDKSPFVTSGMRIGSAAVTTRGLKENDMERIIALIDEVLTNYDNDAKISAVKQEINAWMSNVPLFNF; encoded by the coding sequence CAGATGCACGGCCTTGAGTTAATTGCTTCCGAAAATTTTGTATCGGAGCAGGTAATGCAGGCAATGGGCAGCGAGTTAACCAACAAATACGCCGAAGGCTTGCCCGGCAAACGGTATTATGGCGGCTGTGAAATTGTCGATCAGGCAGAACAGTTAGCGATTGATCGGGCGAAAGAATTGTTTAATGCGGCCTGGGTAAACGTGCAGCCACATTCAGGCGCACAAGCCAATGCAGCCGTTATGCTTGGAGTTATTAATCCCGGCGATAAAATATTAGGATTTGACTTATCGCACGGTGGTCATTTAACCCACGGTTCGCCGGTAAATTTTTCTGGCAAATTATACCAGCCACTCTTTTACGGGGTAGAACAAGAATCTGGTTTAATTGATTGGAATAAAGTATATGATATTGCCGTAAAAGAAAAACCAAAGTTAATAATTTGCGGCGCATCGGCTTATTCCCGCGATTGGAATTACGAACGCTTACGCGAAGCAGCCGATGCCGTTGGCGCTTTGTTAATGGCCGATATTTCGCACCCGGCCGGGTTAATTGCCCGTGGTTTACTAAACGATCCGTTTGAATATTGCCATATTGTTACAACTACCACGCACAAAACCTTGCGGGGACCACGGGGTGGCATGATAATGATGCCGCAGGATTTTGAAAATCCTTGGGGCTTAAAAACACCGAAAGGCGATCTCCGGATGATGTCTTCCATATTAGATGCCGCTGTTTTCCCGGGCACGCAGGGTGGTCCGTTAGAGCACGTTATTGCTTCTAAAGCAGTTTCATTTTACGAAGCTTTATCCGAAGAATATTTGCAGTATATAATTCAGGTACAAAAAAATGCGAAAGCGCTGGCCAAAGCGTTAACCGAGCGCGGTTACCAGATAATTTCAGGTGGTACCGATAATCATTTAATGTTAATCGACTTACGTTCCAAAGGCCTTTCTGGTAAACTAGCAGAGAATACTTTAATTAAAGCCGATATTACGATTAACAAAAACATGGTGCCTTTTGATGATAAATCGCCGTTTGTTACATCGGGGATGCGTATTGGTTCGGCGGCTGTTACCACGCGGGGCTTAAAAGAAAATGATATGGAACGAATTATAGCCTTAATCGACGAAGTTCTAACCAATTATGATAATGACGCCAAAATTAGCGCTGTGAAGCAGGAAATAAACGCTTGGATGAGTAACGTTCCTTTATTTAATTTTTAA
- the tatC gene encoding twin-arginine translocase subunit TatC: protein MEEEIVVSGENEMSFIDHLEELRWHLIRSVASILVFATAAFLSKDFIFHDLILGPSRPDFFTYRKLCELGAYLGRPELCIDKISFTLQSREMSSQFTTHMTVSAIIGLVMAFPYTFWEIWRFIKPGLYPREQKNSRGAVFFVSFLFFVGTLFGYFIAAPLSINFLASYQVDASILNEFDLASYISTLTTMTFSCALMFELPMIVFFLAKAGILSPEIMKVYRRHSVVVILIVAAVISPPDVMSMMLIAIPLLLLYEVSITIAKVVRKNDIKRLNEELNG from the coding sequence GTGGAAGAAGAAATTGTAGTAAGTGGTGAAAACGAAATGTCGTTTATCGACCATCTGGAAGAATTAAGATGGCATTTAATTCGTTCGGTAGCATCTATTTTGGTTTTTGCCACGGCGGCATTCCTTTCGAAAGATTTTATTTTTCATGACTTAATTCTGGGGCCTTCGCGCCCGGATTTCTTTACTTACCGCAAGTTATGCGAACTAGGTGCCTATCTGGGCCGACCTGAATTATGCATCGATAAAATCTCGTTTACGCTGCAAAGTCGGGAAATGAGTAGCCAGTTTACGACGCACATGACGGTATCGGCTATTATAGGTTTGGTAATGGCCTTTCCGTATACTTTCTGGGAAATCTGGCGCTTTATAAAACCAGGCTTGTACCCACGCGAACAGAAGAACTCAAGGGGTGCTGTGTTTTTTGTATCCTTTTTATTTTTCGTGGGTACGTTATTCGGTTATTTCATAGCAGCTCCTCTATCTATTAATTTCTTGGCTTCGTACCAGGTAGATGCCAGCATTCTGAATGAGTTTGACTTAGCTTCTTACATTTCTACCCTTACTACCATGACATTTTCCTGTGCGCTCATGTTTGAGTTGCCCATGATCGTGTTCTTCCTGGCAAAAGCCGGTATTCTTTCTCCCGAAATTATGAAAGTATATCGCCGGCACTCAGTGGTAGTTATTTTAATTGTGGCTGCCGTTATTTCTCCGCCCGATGTAATGAGTATGATGCTGATTGCAATACCGTTGCTTTTATTGTACGAAGTAAGTATTACTATTGCAAAGGTTGTCCGGAAGAATGATATAAAACGTTTGAACGAAGAACTAAACGGATAA
- the rpiB gene encoding ribose 5-phosphate isomerase B — MALVIAVGGDHAGYQYKKNLIALLQEQKHTVRDFGPDSDASVDYPDHVHPLAKAVENKEVDFGILICGSGNGVAITANKHPQVRAALCWLPELAQLARSHNNANILCIPARFVTEQIAHEMVEEFLSTSFEGGRHQTRVSKISC, encoded by the coding sequence ATGGCATTAGTAATTGCCGTTGGCGGCGATCACGCCGGATACCAGTATAAAAAGAACTTAATAGCTTTGTTACAGGAACAAAAGCATACCGTGCGCGATTTTGGTCCCGATTCAGATGCGTCAGTAGATTACCCCGACCACGTGCATCCCTTGGCAAAAGCGGTGGAGAATAAAGAAGTAGACTTTGGTATTTTAATTTGCGGCAGTGGAAATGGGGTAGCTATAACTGCTAATAAGCACCCGCAAGTACGAGCGGCTTTGTGCTGGTTACCCGAATTAGCCCAATTAGCCCGCAGTCACAACAATGCCAACATTCTTTGTATTCCGGCCCGTTTTGTTACAGAACAGATTGCCCACGAAATGGTGGAAGAATTTTTAAGCACTTCTTTTGAAGGTGGCCGCCATCAGACAAGAGTTTCCAAAATTAGCTGTTAA
- the rbfA gene encoding 30S ribosome-binding factor RbfA — protein MESKRQQKFAKLIQKELAEVFQRECSHLFQGAYVSVSVVRVSPDLGVAKVYLSVLVGANAKELLQEIKVNTKTIRHLLAQRIKNQVRVIPELIFYLDDTAEYAARMDELFSGLDIPPADKEDSETEEEK, from the coding sequence ATGGAAAGTAAAAGACAACAAAAGTTCGCGAAACTGATTCAGAAAGAGTTAGCCGAAGTGTTTCAGCGGGAATGCTCGCATTTGTTTCAAGGGGCATATGTGTCGGTGAGTGTCGTGCGGGTATCGCCCGATTTAGGCGTGGCTAAAGTATATTTAAGTGTGTTGGTGGGTGCTAACGCGAAAGAACTACTTCAGGAAATAAAAGTAAATACCAAAACCATTCGTCATTTACTGGCGCAACGCATAAAAAATCAAGTGCGGGTTATTCCGGAATTAATTTTTTATCTGGATGATACGGCCGAATACGCTGCCCGGATGGATGAATTGTTCTCTGGTTTAGATATACCTCCCGCCGATAAAGAAGATTCTGAAACCGAAGAAGAAAAATAA
- a CDS encoding class I SAM-dependent methyltransferase produces MQYDPIKRALGEAFNKTPFLRRLFYHLLDLLLLRTWHVHKELRAWAQGKRSKAISILDAGSGYGQYTYYLSGMSSNWQILAVDVKEEQIADSNQFFQQIGRPKVHFTVADLVTFQQPETFDLALSVDVMEHILEDVEVFKNIYASLKKGGMLLISTPSDQGGSDVHDNDESSFIEEHVRDGYNINEIADKLKIAGFTQVQARYSYGKPGQVSWRLSMKYPILLLGKSKAFFLLLPFYYLITFPFCLILNWLDTNNKHASGTGLIVKAWK; encoded by the coding sequence ATGCAATACGACCCGATAAAACGCGCTCTCGGCGAAGCATTTAATAAAACTCCCTTTCTCAGACGCTTATTTTACCACTTACTCGATTTACTCTTACTTCGTACCTGGCACGTACACAAAGAACTGCGGGCTTGGGCGCAGGGCAAACGTTCTAAAGCTATTTCTATATTAGATGCGGGTTCGGGTTACGGGCAGTATACGTATTACCTGTCGGGCATGAGCTCGAATTGGCAGATTTTGGCCGTTGATGTAAAAGAAGAACAAATAGCCGATAGTAATCAATTTTTCCAGCAGATTGGCCGCCCTAAAGTACATTTTACTGTAGCCGATTTAGTAACTTTTCAGCAACCGGAAACTTTTGACCTGGCTTTGTCCGTGGATGTGATGGAACATATTCTGGAAGACGTAGAAGTATTTAAAAATATTTACGCGTCTCTTAAGAAAGGCGGCATGCTGCTTATCTCTACCCCTTCTGACCAAGGTGGCTCCGACGTACATGACAACGACGAAAGTTCTTTTATTGAAGAACATGTACGCGATGGGTATAATATAAACGAAATAGCCGATAAACTTAAGATTGCTGGTTTTACGCAAGTGCAAGCCCGGTATTCGTATGGCAAACCCGGTCAGGTATCGTGGCGGCTTTCAATGAAGTACCCTATTCTGCTGTTGGGTAAATCCAAAGCTTTTTTCTTATTATTACCTTTCTATTACCTAATTACTTTTCCGTTTTGCCTAATTTTAAATTGGTTAGATACGAATAACAAACACGCTTCGGGCACCGGTTTAATCGTAAAAGCGTGGAAGTAG
- a CDS encoding ABC transporter permease, which translates to MNVPFLIAKRYFISKKKRNIINIISIISMVGVAVGTAALIIVLSVFNGLEDLIRSIYGSFDPDLKITSIEGKGFELNEDLITRIRKTPGVLLVTEVIEDNALLRYEDRQMVIKMKGVSPNFFAQNKIDSAVIEGNYQLQRGGNNYALIGRGVQYQLSIRATNAIVPMFLLYPKAKASLSLDPENTFREKPIMVGGVFVIERQYDDNYIFVPLDFARDLLAYGNKRTSLEVRVESKRELKTVEKRLEEVLGPKFEIKNSDEQHLSLLRAVKVEKMFVFITFAFILLIASLNIFFSLSMLVIDKKKDIAILASIGASPQVIRNIFLAEGAIVAFVGAFIGLALGLLVCWIQETFGLISMNMATALVEAYPVKMKLQDFLLTGLAIFIITLLVSIRPARAAAATEVRDNI; encoded by the coding sequence ATGAACGTTCCTTTTCTCATTGCAAAACGCTACTTTATCTCCAAGAAGAAAAGAAACATTATTAATATTATTTCTATTATTTCCATGGTTGGGGTAGCCGTTGGTACGGCAGCTTTAATTATTGTGCTTTCGGTATTTAACGGACTTGAAGATTTAATCCGGAGTATTTACGGCAGCTTTGATCCGGATTTAAAAATTACTTCCATAGAGGGGAAAGGCTTTGAATTAAATGAGGATCTTATAACCCGCATCCGGAAAACCCCGGGTGTTTTACTTGTTACCGAAGTAATAGAAGATAATGCTTTACTGCGTTACGAAGACCGCCAGATGGTAATAAAAATGAAAGGCGTGAGCCCCAACTTTTTTGCCCAGAACAAAATAGATTCGGCGGTTATAGAAGGCAACTACCAATTGCAGCGGGGCGGAAATAACTATGCCTTAATTGGGCGGGGAGTGCAGTACCAGCTATCCATCCGGGCCACTAACGCCATCGTACCCATGTTTCTGCTTTACCCTAAAGCTAAGGCATCGCTTTCGCTGGACCCGGAAAATACTTTCCGTGAAAAACCCATAATGGTTGGGGGCGTATTTGTAATTGAACGGCAGTACGACGATAATTATATTTTTGTACCGCTAGATTTTGCCCGCGACTTACTGGCTTATGGGAATAAAAGAACTTCGCTGGAAGTGCGCGTAGAAAGTAAACGGGAGTTAAAAACAGTCGAGAAAAGGCTGGAAGAGGTATTAGGCCCTAAGTTCGAAATAAAAAACAGCGACGAACAACACCTGAGTTTATTGCGCGCCGTGAAAGTTGAGAAAATGTTCGTGTTTATCACTTTTGCCTTTATTTTGCTTATCGCCTCGCTTAATATTTTCTTTTCTCTTTCTATGTTAGTAATTGATAAGAAAAAAGATATTGCTATTCTGGCTTCTATTGGCGCTAGTCCGCAGGTAATCCGGAATATATTTTTGGCAGAAGGTGCTATTGTGGCGTTTGTAGGGGCATTTATTGGGTTAGCTTTGGGGCTGCTCGTTTGCTGGATACAAGAAACCTTTGGTTTAATTTCTATGAACATGGCTACGGCCTTAGTAGAAGCTTATCCCGTTAAAATGAAGTTGCAGGATTTCTTACTTACCGGCTTGGCTATATTCATTATTACCCTACTTGTATCTATTCGTCCGGCCCGGGCGGCAGCCGCTACCGAAGTGCGGGATAACATCTAA
- a CDS encoding DEAD/DEAH box helicase translates to MKVYTTQPFQIVYSLFEHEYLGYLFESFVVQVNSKGQLTLQHQNVAEKNAAEFSARLDSTDFKLINLTDQIQQDAILKKFSTKKLSVADFFLKTYDPEKGDKAVQEAIDSYVQHRMAKILELLGGKQVFIMGKDGEPTWKQISVAPQKASILFHFRRNEDNTHYFPTIKYQNEKLEFQNRNATLVCNEPAWLLLDDVLYSFQKEVDGKKLQPFLNKKFIVIPRKVEETYYQKFVAPLVESFDVYAKGFDIKSEKYNPDPFLTFTEITDVDATPQLFGTPTTRLNGKLNGTNGNGSASRSDKILFNLSFKYGAHTVHNNQEAKRISVNVEKTQDSYIFHRLIRNIDHEKEYIRELTNRALEVKNGKAVLEKANAFSWLNNHVQELERIGFTIKQTNASAKNYFIGEVSVSVGIRENADWFDIYGVVKFGEFEVPFIKLKNHILTKNNEYQLPNGQIAIIPEEWFTQYIELFAFSEGEGELKLRKHHLTLVNELQNGNLAVVTMTRKLEKLREFETIEDKPLPQGFKGQLRPYQKAGYNWLHFIKDYKFGGCLADDMGLGKTIQTLAMLQHQKESGAQSASLLVMPTSLIYNWLHEAQKFTPGLRVLNYTGTYREKTVSQFKHYDLILTSYGIVRLDAELLQNYYFDFIILDESQAIKNPGSNTSLAVRGLKSKHRLILTGTPVENSTMDLWSQMSFINPGLLGNQTFFKNEFLRPIEKEKNEEKTKKLHALIKPFILRRHKSQVATELPEKIENTTYCKMTEEQEHAYEETKSFYRNKILKNIEESGSVNTQFMLLQGLMKLRQIANHPRMADENYEGDSGKMKEVIRMTRSVVAEGHKVLIFSQFVKHLDIVRASLNEKQIPFTYLDGNTKDRHKQVERFQTDENIRVFLISLKAGGVGLNLTAADYVFILDPWWNPAIEAQAVDRAHRIGQQNKVFTYKFITKNTVEEKILALQNKKIQLVTDLISTDETIIKSLTKDDIESLLA, encoded by the coding sequence ATGAAAGTATATACTACTCAACCTTTTCAGATAGTCTACTCGTTGTTCGAGCACGAGTATCTGGGTTATTTATTCGAGTCGTTTGTGGTGCAGGTTAATTCAAAAGGTCAATTAACCTTGCAGCACCAAAACGTGGCCGAAAAAAATGCTGCTGAGTTTTCGGCCCGGCTCGACTCCACTGACTTTAAACTAATTAATCTAACCGACCAAATCCAACAAGATGCTATCTTAAAGAAATTCTCAACGAAGAAGCTTTCGGTAGCTGATTTTTTTCTAAAAACGTACGACCCAGAAAAGGGGGATAAAGCAGTACAAGAAGCCATTGATAGCTATGTGCAACACCGCATGGCTAAAATTCTAGAATTACTAGGAGGTAAGCAGGTTTTTATAATGGGAAAAGACGGCGAACCTACCTGGAAGCAAATCTCGGTAGCTCCGCAGAAAGCCAGCATCTTGTTTCACTTCCGGCGCAACGAAGATAATACGCATTATTTCCCGACCATAAAATACCAAAACGAAAAGCTGGAGTTTCAAAATCGGAATGCCACTTTAGTTTGTAACGAACCGGCCTGGCTTTTACTCGACGATGTTCTGTATTCTTTTCAGAAAGAAGTTGATGGTAAAAAATTGCAGCCTTTTTTAAATAAAAAATTTATTGTTATTCCGCGTAAAGTAGAAGAAACGTATTACCAGAAGTTTGTAGCACCGTTGGTTGAATCGTTCGATGTTTATGCCAAAGGTTTTGATATAAAATCAGAAAAATATAACCCGGATCCTTTTCTTACTTTTACTGAAATTACCGATGTAGATGCCACTCCCCAGTTATTCGGCACTCCTACTACCCGGTTAAATGGCAAACTAAATGGTACTAATGGCAATGGAAGCGCCAGCCGTTCAGACAAAATTTTATTTAATCTGAGTTTTAAATACGGGGCGCATACTGTCCATAATAATCAGGAAGCAAAACGTATAAGCGTAAACGTAGAGAAAACGCAGGATTCGTATATTTTCCATCGCCTGATCCGCAACATTGACCACGAGAAAGAATATATCCGGGAACTAACCAACCGGGCGCTCGAAGTGAAGAACGGGAAAGCCGTGCTGGAAAAAGCCAATGCTTTCTCCTGGTTAAATAACCACGTGCAGGAACTCGAACGCATCGGCTTTACGATTAAACAAACTAATGCTTCGGCAAAAAATTACTTTATCGGGGAAGTAAGCGTAAGCGTAGGCATCCGCGAAAATGCCGATTGGTTTGATATTTACGGGGTGGTAAAGTTTGGGGAGTTTGAAGTACCGTTTATTAAACTAAAGAATCATATTCTCACCAAAAATAACGAATACCAGTTACCCAACGGTCAAATTGCGATAATTCCAGAAGAGTGGTTTACCCAGTACATTGAATTATTTGCTTTTTCGGAAGGCGAAGGGGAGTTAAAGCTGCGCAAGCATCATTTAACCTTAGTAAACGAATTGCAGAACGGGAATCTGGCAGTAGTAACCATGACCCGCAAGCTCGAAAAACTGCGGGAATTTGAAACCATTGAAGATAAACCATTACCGCAAGGTTTTAAAGGCCAACTGCGCCCTTACCAGAAAGCGGGCTACAACTGGCTGCATTTTATTAAAGATTATAAGTTCGGCGGCTGCCTGGCCGATGATATGGGTTTAGGTAAAACGATCCAGACTTTAGCCATGCTGCAGCACCAGAAAGAAAGCGGAGCGCAGAGTGCTTCGTTGTTGGTAATGCCCACTTCGCTAATTTATAACTGGCTGCACGAAGCGCAAAAATTCACCCCTGGTTTACGGGTTTTAAACTACACCGGCACCTACCGCGAGAAAACCGTATCGCAGTTTAAGCATTACGATTTGATTTTGACTTCGTACGGTATTGTGCGCCTGGATGCTGAACTGCTGCAAAATTATTATTTCGATTTTATTATTCTCGACGAATCACAGGCCATTAAAAATCCTGGTTCCAATACTTCATTGGCAGTACGTGGCTTAAAATCAAAACATCGGTTAATCTTAACCGGTACGCCCGTAGAGAACAGCACGATGGATTTATGGTCGCAAATGTCGTTTATCAATCCGGGTTTATTAGGTAATCAAACTTTCTTTAAAAACGAGTTTTTACGACCGATTGAAAAAGAAAAGAATGAGGAAAAAACTAAAAAACTACACGCGCTCATTAAACCGTTTATTTTGCGGCGGCATAAATCGCAGGTAGCTACGGAACTGCCCGAGAAAATTGAGAATACAACTTATTGCAAAATGACCGAAGAGCAAGAGCACGCTTACGAAGAAACGAAGTCGTTTTACCGCAATAAAATTTTAAAAAATATTGAAGAAAGTGGCAGCGTAAATACTCAATTTATGCTCTTACAAGGCTTGATGAAATTACGCCAGATTGCCAACCACCCGCGTATGGCCGACGAAAACTACGAAGGAGATTCGGGTAAAATGAAAGAAGTAATTCGGATGACGCGCAGCGTAGTTGCTGAAGGACACAAGGTTTTAATCTTTAGTCAATTTGTGAAGCATTTAGACATTGTGCGGGCCTCGCTTAATGAAAAACAAATTCCGTTTACTTACTTAGATGGCAACACCAAAGACCGTCACAAACAGGTAGAACGTTTCCAGACGGATGAAAATATTCGGGTATTTTTAATATCGCTGAAAGCCGGTGGCGTGGGGTTAAATTTAACGGCCGCCGATTACGTGTTTATTCTCGACCCGTGGTGGAATCCGGCCATTGAAGCTCAGGCCGTTGATCGGGCACACCGCATTGGCCAGCAGAACAAGGTATTTACTTATAAATTTATTACAAAGAATACCGTGGAAGAAAAAATACTGGCCCTGCAAAATAAGAAAATCCAATTGGTAACCGACCTTATTTCTACTGACGAAACTATTATCAAGAGTTTGACTAAAGACGATATTGAGAGTTTACTGGCGTAG
- the crtD gene encoding 1-hydroxycarotenoid 3,4-desaturase CrtD, translated as MKKAIVIGAGIGGIAAAIRLAVKGYAVNVLEANNSFGGKMTQFTLNGYRFDKGPSLFTMPQLVDELFTLAGRNSSDYFRYQRLDVITQYFFADGTRLTAYQEPAKFAAEVEQKLKISREKVEKYLIKSRRIYEATAPTFLHKSLHQVQTYLSGDVLKTIPVLPELGLTTTMHAANTKEFKDKRFVQLLDRFATYNGSDPYQAPATLNLIPHLEHNLGAFYPEGGIYAIAQSLVKLAEELGVHFLYNERAEEILTENNKTTGVRTVKQTLIPAEIVVSNMDVVPTYRKLLPQLTAPEKTLQQPRSSSALIFYWGINREFKELHLHNIFFSKDYKIEFEHIFQRKTISPDPTVYVNITSKLSPEDAPEASENWFVMVNVPHNSGQDWADLVKVTRETVISKLSKALQTDVNAYITCEQVWDPIGIEADTSSFAGALYGSSSNNRLAAFLRHPNFTSKVKGLYFCGGSVHPGGGIPLCLLSAKIVGDLVPSPSDK; from the coding sequence ATGAAAAAAGCCATTGTTATTGGGGCGGGAATAGGTGGTATTGCAGCAGCCATTCGGTTAGCGGTAAAAGGTTATGCCGTTAACGTGCTGGAGGCAAATAACAGTTTTGGCGGCAAAATGACCCAGTTTACGCTTAATGGCTATCGTTTCGATAAAGGTCCTTCGTTGTTTACTATGCCCCAATTAGTAGATGAGCTTTTTACTTTGGCTGGCCGTAATTCATCAGATTATTTTCGTTACCAACGGTTAGACGTTATTACCCAATACTTTTTTGCAGATGGAACACGCTTAACAGCTTATCAGGAACCAGCGAAGTTTGCCGCCGAAGTAGAACAGAAGCTAAAGATTTCGCGGGAAAAAGTAGAAAAATATTTAATTAAAAGCCGCCGTATTTACGAAGCTACCGCCCCTACTTTTCTGCATAAATCGCTGCATCAAGTACAAACGTACTTGAGCGGCGACGTACTCAAAACCATTCCGGTTTTACCAGAACTGGGCTTAACTACCACCATGCACGCGGCTAACACTAAGGAATTTAAGGATAAGCGCTTTGTACAACTTCTCGACCGTTTTGCTACTTACAATGGTTCCGACCCGTATCAAGCTCCGGCTACGCTAAATCTAATTCCGCACCTGGAGCACAACCTGGGAGCATTCTATCCTGAAGGAGGTATTTATGCGATTGCCCAAAGCTTGGTTAAACTGGCCGAAGAACTCGGAGTACATTTCCTTTACAACGAAAGAGCAGAAGAAATACTTACGGAAAATAACAAAACAACAGGTGTACGTACGGTTAAACAAACATTAATACCGGCCGAAATTGTGGTGAGTAACATGGATGTGGTGCCCACTTACCGGAAATTATTACCGCAACTAACCGCTCCCGAGAAAACATTACAACAACCGCGATCCAGTTCAGCCTTAATATTTTACTGGGGAATTAACCGGGAGTTTAAGGAATTGCACCTCCATAATATATTTTTCAGTAAGGATTATAAGATTGAATTCGAGCATATTTTCCAGCGAAAAACCATTAGCCCCGACCCAACAGTATATGTAAATATTACTTCTAAGCTTTCGCCGGAAGATGCTCCGGAAGCCAGCGAGAACTGGTTTGTAATGGTAAATGTGCCGCATAACAGCGGTCAGGATTGGGCTGATTTAGTAAAAGTTACACGTGAAACAGTTATCAGCAAGCTAAGCAAAGCACTACAAACGGATGTAAACGCTTACATTACCTGCGAGCAAGTTTGGGACCCGATAGGCATTGAAGCAGACACTTCTTCGTTTGCGGGAGCTTTATATGGTAGCAGCTCTAATAATCGATTAGCTGCCTTTCTGCGGCACCCAAATTTTACAAGTAAAGTAAAAGGATTATATTTTTGCGGCGGCAGTGTACATCCCGGAGGTGGTATTCCATTATGTTTACTTTCCGCTAAAATTGTTGGTGATTTGGTACCATCTCCGAGTGATAAATAA
- a CDS encoding carotenoid biosynthesis protein, whose product MNPYLPVKRKELLAIFVLVIFYAVGFYGLVFSNYQALFLSLVPFNLLLTNLILFFFHQDFSRPFWLFAFIVFSVGFLAEVIGIHTALLFGHYTYGAALGWQLFKVPLIIGLNWLMLVYTAGHTVNYLGRFTWWIKAVLGAALMVALDYFIEPVAVHLDFWSWQANVIPLSNFVGWFLVALVLQIYFQQAAFRKTNSLAPFVFLLQFLFFGALSWVI is encoded by the coding sequence TTGAACCCGTACTTGCCTGTTAAAAGAAAAGAACTACTAGCCATATTTGTATTAGTTATTTTTTATGCCGTGGGCTTTTATGGTTTAGTTTTTAGTAATTACCAAGCACTTTTTTTAAGCTTAGTCCCTTTTAATCTGCTACTTACAAACCTTATTTTATTCTTTTTTCACCAAGATTTTTCCCGTCCGTTTTGGTTGTTTGCCTTTATTGTTTTTAGCGTAGGATTTCTGGCAGAAGTGATAGGTATTCATACGGCCTTACTCTTCGGGCATTATACTTACGGAGCGGCCTTAGGCTGGCAACTTTTTAAAGTACCTTTAATTATTGGACTAAACTGGCTAATGCTGGTTTATACTGCAGGTCATACAGTAAATTATTTAGGGCGGTTTACGTGGTGGATAAAAGCTGTTCTGGGAGCAGCTCTAATGGTAGCTTTAGATTACTTCATCGAACCGGTTGCGGTACATCTGGATTTTTGGTCGTGGCAAGCAAATGTAATCCCTCTTTCTAATTTTGTGGGTTGGTTTCTGGTGGCGTTAGTACTGCAAATTTACTTTCAGCAAGCAGCTTTTCGAAAAACTAATTCTTTAGCGCCTTTTGTTTTTCTTTTGCAGTTCTTGTTTTTTGGCGCCCTTTCCTGGGTAATTTAA